Within the Hemitrygon akajei unplaced genomic scaffold, sHemAka1.3 Scf000039, whole genome shotgun sequence genome, the region tgatttgttagaactGGCCTctatgctgtgtttatttcaaatataccactgttcatttagttcaatttgacagaaataaattgaaaatgtaatccctcaccttgagaaatatcacactgtctttttgatccatctgttcctttaactttgaaatttcctcctgaataatccttatattcttttgaatctcccgaagattcttctccattggattgagaatcctcttcacttcttccctgagatccctgagtaagctctgctctttctcagtgataatctggcgcagttcagcaaactgggatgtgatgtgggactgaaggctgtgtgactgttcctgttgaatgaaaggtgaagattaatatactgcattgctgtgctctgtttccttttgtcgttaagttcggtctattggagtccatgctacttctgagtgcattcccgtcaacaccattcactcacattttcctgaaacctactctcacttattgacccataaaccCCATCTGATTCacgcacaccctccccacctttacaaggttaacggtaattagccattcatccagcatgtcgtTGTGATGTGTCGGTGtctctcgtggtcacagggagaacatgcaaactccacagacagcagcagaggtcaggatcgaacccaggtcactggagctgcgattctcggctattctgcattaaatcgagcaaaactcgacagtaacatcagaaattccgctcaggaagcctcaccagaactccggaaatcttctctttctgttgctgctccttttcctggaagtctgattttttttttgtgagagagtctaaggaagattttagctgatcctggaagtcagagcgtgaaggaaatagaaacaaagatgcatcaaaagaaacaggtgatcaaacccgattatcacacaaaatgccggaggaactcagtgagtcaggcagcatctattcaggggaaataaacagccggtgttccgggatgagacccttcattaggactgggaaggaatgggacagatgccagaataaaaaggttgggtatgagaaccagctgacaggtaacgggtgagacaacgtgagggggaacgtgggggagggtgatgaagtgagaagctgggaggggacaggtggaagaggtaaagggctggagaagaaggaatctaatacgagaggacaatcgaccatggaagaaacgggaggaactgggctgtttgcggccctgaatggtgacgagggaggaggttaggagtcaggtgtagcacttgtcccgcttgcaggtgtcagtgccaggagggagatcagtggggaggagcgagtggataagggcgatacagtacggggagcgatccgtatagagagcggagagttgtggggaggggtgggtctgGACTGTTGGAGGGAGAGATTTGTTTGCTGGTAGCATCCCGTTGGATGGTGAAAGTTGCAAAGAATGAAGTGTTGGTTATGGAGGCTCGTGTGATGGtatgtaggacaaaggaaatgtgttaagtattaaattaaCTTTAGTTTTACCTTGTAGGTTTTAacggcttctttaatcggcatgaagcggtgttctctgtgttcctgcgcgtctctacagatcagacagatcagtgtcttgtccgtttcacaaaacagcttcagttcttcctcatgttcctcgcagtgaagtttaatttccttccctttcggattcaggtttagattccgaactttttgtgtcatatttgctaaggcccgattcaccctgagggtgcggtcagcaaacaccgctctacattccgggcaggattttctcttctccctttcccaacaccgtgtgatacaagagcgacagaagttgtgcccacactccagtataaccggatcgatgaagaaatccaggcagacgggacaaattgcctcctcgctcaaactctcggccggtcctttcgaagccatgttgacTCCCAGCACTTCccgattcagaatgctttcactttcagggagttgctgatcccctgcagtaccgcgattgtccactacgcacTTGACTCGGGAAATGAACATTAtgttgctgtctgtgggaaggaattGTGGTATCTATATCAGGGAgggatcagaaacagattaagcaggtcggaacagaaatgaaaactcggccatggactgcccaagcccggctgcaaaaggaggagggttgggaatCGGGCTAACAACCCCGTCCCGTAAAAATCCAGTGTGACAGAAACATTCGCTGAATCTGCAAAGGTCCCATCGCTGCGATCCGAAGCGATccgaagagactgcagatgctggaatctcgagtaagaaactcgagggactgagcgggtcagacagcatctgtggagagaaatgtaaaATCGACTTTCATGTCGAGATCCTTCCGCTGGATTGTCTCAACCCGAAATCTCGATTGCCATTTCCCTCAGATGCTGCTGACCCGTTCAGTTCCTCCAACAGCTCGTTTTTttaagtttttttctctctcggtGTAAAGAGAGTCAGACTGGGGTGTAAAACACGGGATAAGTAACTATTTAAAACTTAAAAATTGTGCCGTGACAAGATGGATGCTGTGACTGCAGGGGAAAGTACAGGACTGGACATTCCACGTCACAGGGTGGGAAACAATATTTTGGTTGGAGAAGTCCTGAAAAAACTTTCTGTCTTTACCCATGTCTGTCCCAGCTCCAGTGAAAGGCCAGTTTCCACAAATCTGGACAGAGCCCAGACGTGATTTGCCATGAAATATTCACAGGGATAAACCGTGCAATGTCTttacccgaggatcagtgagccttctgtcacgcagctgctgtggcacaggcccttgcatctttctacacagatcttcgccagcccacagtccgcaaagaggtgagtgactgtctcgtctccactgcagtaatctcggggcagcgcgctgtgggagtgatctccgggcatgcagcaaggatcagactggggggtccctctcgtctccactgcagtaatctcggggcagcgcgctgtgggagtgatctccgggcatgcagcaaggatcagactgggagagtCCCTCTTCCCCAGCCAGTTACGGTTTGGCACGATGATTGAAGTAGTTCATCGCCCTCCTGATGAACCGACACAATCTATTATATTCATCCCAGTGCACTCCGGTTGGAGCCCAACCAGCCACTGAGCATatcgacatgaaacgctgtcggagtagagcagcttccatcatcagagatgctcaccacccaggccaggctctttgctcgctgctgcaatcaggtagaaggtacaagaacctcaggtcccgcacaccaggttcaggaacagttgctacccgtcaaccatcaggctcgggaACAACACAGGATGACTACGCTTACTTACCGTCCATtcagatgctcccacaaccaaacATCGTAACAAAATGAGTGAAATcggaggtggtttgactgagacggatcgcattgggcctgtctcagaattTAAGCAGTAAAAGGGACAggctcaatctcacaggatattgacagggttggggcaggaatgatgttttccCTGGCTGGGCTGTGGAACCATATTTCACAGACTGAATATTAcagttcacctcagcaggacagagatgaggagaaatttcctcaccagtgcagcgaatctttggaatttcctccacagggtttctaaatttaatagacatattcTGGGGCTCTGCAATTTTGGGGacattgcaggaaagtggtgttgaGGTCAAAGGTCCgacatggagagggttcagatgaatttcacaaggatgattccaggtatgaaagggacgtttgatggctctgggtctgtactcggttGTATTAAAAATCGTgcggggaatctgattgaaaccttttgaatatttaccgatagacagagtagatgtggaaaggatgtttcccatggtgtgagagtctcggacaagaggcacatcctcaggatagaggggcgccctttcaaaactgaGAATCGGAGAAATGTCTTCAGACAAAGCGagataaatttgtggaatttgttgccacatgcagctgtggaggctacctcgttgggtgtatttaaggcagaggttgataggttctgtaTTGaatatgacatcaaaggttacggggagaaggccagaaactggggttcaggagggaaaaaaaggatcagctgtgattgaatggcggagcagactcgaatagccatatggcctacttctgcccctatgtcttatggtcttatagtgttaTGTTCCGAGTTAAGGGCAGAACAGGCGCaaggggctgaatagcctgtttcatTTTTTCTAaaccacgagtttacctttgtgccTTGTACTGCCCTGgtcttcagcctgtcagaatgcacaggggagcggtgagagctccggagatccgtcGGCAGCccctgcggttatttcatgttcctgttgtttattgctatttatttatatttgcatttgcacagtttgttgtcgtctgcactctggctggtctttcactgatccagttatagttactatcctgcagattttctccccacttccgcagcaaaatgcttctcggggttgtatgtggtgacttatctgtactctgataataaaatttactttgaactttcagtctcggagaacttgctttgattctgtcacaaactgtgactgacatctccagctaccAGTAGCAGCCCGTTCTCagatacactcacagccaatcagcggcaGAGCTGGGAGAGTCGTGCTGctattggctgaggagtgtcagttgGAGGGATGCTGAACGTTCGGAGCGGTCCGAGGTTTGGAACTGAGAGCGGGTGGACCCGGGAGAGACCGGAGATTGGGAGCTAACTTTCGGGTAAAGGTtgcaacaccggccgggtgaatccttctatggcagaggtgaagaaactggcggagattccgtgagatgtttcagctgcacggagggtgcccggtctttccctgCCGAGGATCGTGGCCTGTTGTCGGGAGTTACCTCCCGGACCTGTCCGCGCTACTGGGAGCCCGGATCTGGCCCGCAGTGGTTGCCGATGGCTCTACGCTGCAAtcggacaggctgaaggccaaggcagaacaaggcgcaaaggtaaacagGAGTTAGCGTGGCCATTCGGTCTCTTGTGGCAGTTCCGCATTTCctccgatcatggctgatctttgacctcagcgccactttcctgcaacgttcctaTCTTCGCTCAGCCCTTCAATGTGCCTTttgaatttagaaaccttgtggggaACAAATCCAAAGGTTCTCCGCACTCCTCATCTAAGTCCTGTCAGCTGACATCGgattctgagtctgtgacccctTATTCAACACCCAGTGAGGAAAAACGCCATTGCTGCCCCCATCCTGTCAGTACCCTCTGAgactgtctgtctcagtcagaccatCTGTTATTTGTCcaaattttgagacaggcccagttAGTGTAATCTCACTGAGGACACTACCGCACCGCACCCTTACCAAATCAATGtctgaaacattctctttattaccttcatcccacaggctgactaggggcgggagaccagacctgtgcacagtgttccatgtacgctctcaccaggaccccatataccttcagaggagatctttattcttgtattcaaaccttccttcccattcaatgctcttcatttaatatcgaactcaaacagtgaacagacacaacacagcctcagccatgaatttaaagggcaggtgttgcaacagtttgagcttcataccgggggccacggagcaagcagggtgtcacaaagggaggaatgtgggagtgttgtatgtctgagcccagctgtgcgtgtttgtgtatcggaatcaggtttaatatcataggcacatgtggtgaaatttgttcctttgtgtctgcagtacactgcaatatttagtaataaaaactaccGATTACAATTAGTATGtgtaattatatttaaaatgtagtgcaaaaagagaaggaaaatactgagggggtgttcatgggttctttgtccattcagaaatctgatggtggggaagaagctgttcctgaactggtgagtgtgtctccacggtcctgtacatcctctttgatggtagcatcaatgagaagaggtcatgtcctggatgatgggggtcctgaatgatggatgccacctttttgtggcatcatcttttgactgtgtcctggatgctgtggagtccagtgcccatgaaggagctggctgagtttacaactttctgcagcattttccgatcctgtgcagtggcctctccacaccaggcagtgatgcaaccagttagaatgctctccacagtacatctgtagaaatttgcaagtgtctttagcgacagaccgattcccctcaatctctgaatgaaatatagccgatgttgtgccttcattgtaactgcatcaataggttgggcccaggatagttcctcagagatgttgacaggcaggaaatggaaactgctcacccttttcacttccgatcccacgatgaggactggtgtgtgttccctcgacttccccttcctgaatccacaataaATTCCTTTGTCCTCATGAtggtgagtgcaaggttgttgcagtgacaccactcaacttgctgatctatctcactcctgtactcctcctcatcaccgtctgaaattccagcaacaatagttgtgttgtcggCGAGTTTATAGATGAacctagacacacagacgtgggtgtagagagagtagagcagtgggctgagcacccaTCGTTCaactgtgccagtgttgattgtcagcaaggaggagatgttatttctgatccacacagactgtggtctcctggtgaggatccagttgcagaaggacgtactgaggcccaggttttggagcttgttgattacaattgagggtatgattgtgttgaacgctgagctgtaatcaacagcctgacttgtgtattgctattgtccaggtgatctaaggctgagtggagagtcagtgagattgcatctgctgtagatatATTGTGGCGATCagcaaattacagtgggtccaggtccatgcacagacaggagttgattctagtcatgaccaacccctcAGAGCTCTTCATCACAGAGGTCTGAGCGCCACCGGGGTTAGTAATTGAGGCAGTTCACCTGCTCTTTACGGGTACTGGTATGAGTgtcgtgtttgtgtgtgtgtgtgtgtgtgtgtgtgtgtgtgtgtgtgtgtgtgtgtgtgtgtgtgtgtgtgtgtgtgtgtgtgtgtgtgtgtgtgtgtgtgtgtgtgtgtgtgtgtgtgtgagtgagtgtgtgcgcgcgcgtgcgtgtgtgtgcgtgcgctccagagagagggagagagtggttGGAACAATCAGAGAATCTAAGACTTCCCAGTCCGATTGAGGAATGTTTCCAGTAACTGCGGTGCCTCTAAGGAGGGCCCACAGTGACAGGACGACCATTCCGATCAGAACAAAATTATTTACCCAGCCAATGGTGAAACTTTAGAACTCACAACTCAATCTGGTGTTTGAGAGAAACATTCACAAATTCACAcgtcaatttaaaatttacaaagTAAACGTAATATCACAGTACACGCATGTCACCATGTAGaatcctgagattcgttttctgtgGGTAAACTCAGTAAATCAATGATCCACAACAGAATCCGTAAAAGACTgaacccaacaggatggacaaaagaaaaacaaaacaatatgCAAAAACAGCAACAAACGATGCAAAtacaaatttatatatatatatatatatatatataaataataaatattagcACCGTGAGATGAAGAGCCGAATGTGATTCCAAAGGTTtgaggttgctgaccctctccacctttgatccccgatgaggactgtCTCCTGGACCTCCTGTTTCTGCCCTCTggggttaataatcagctccttgctcttgctgacattgaatgagagtttGTTTAAGACCACAAGTTACAGGAGtttaattaggccattcggctcatggAGTTCGCACcgaaatttcatcatggctgattcattatccctctcagctcaagtctcctgccttctccccgtaacccttcatgccctgatcatcCAAGGATCTTCAACCTCTGCCTGcaacctctgcctgaaatattaacaatgacggcctccacagctggctgtagcatggaattccacagattcactcatcCCTGGCTTAAGAAATCCTTCCTCATCGCCATCCCACATCCTTTGCACAGGTCTTCCAACATGCGATAattttcaattaggtcactctcgttcttctgaatcccagtgaatcccggcccagagccatcagaagcCCTTCAAGTGACAAGCTGtcaaatcctggaatcattttcgtgaaattaatttgaactttcttcagtttcaacacatcctctcTGTTAAAGGACTCAAAATGCTCCCAttcctccaagtgaggcctcaccagtgagttACAAAACCTCAGAATTGCATCACATTAAATGCTGACATCACATTTTCCTTCCCCACGATAGACTCAGACTGCAAGTTGGCTTTGGAGAATCCTGCATAATTAATTCAAATCCCTTTAATCCTCAAATGGTTGTGTCTTCATTTGGGGAAAATACCGAagtcatgaccatacatttcctgacattgtatttcatctgtcacttcttcgcccattctcataatctgtctaagtacttctgtggcctctctatttcctcaaaactatctgtccctccacctattttcgtatTGGCTGCAAACTTTGCTCAAAACAGTCAATTcagccaaattattgacataacaCAAATCCCTgtgggacatcactagtcaccggcaaccaagCAGCAaagtttccctttattcccactgtttgcctcttaccaatcagccagtatagtccctgtaataccatgggctaagTAGCCGcttctgtggcaccttgtcaaaggtcttctgaaaatccagatacacagcatcaaccaattctcctttgtcgatcctgattgttattacttcaaagaattccaacagatttgccagatcTAAGATTGTCCCTTGAGACGAAACAAGCAGCTGACTTGTGCAGCGGACCAGCAGTCCTCGAAGTTCTTGTAGTCTTGTGATGATATAAAACACAttaagcagagagaaaaaaacaaaacacctttagtttgcccCGAGAGGACGCAGCGTCCAAACGCTTTGCCAAATAAATAATGGCTCCAGGCCTGGACTTTCAGAGTTCCGAAGAATGAAacatatcaaacattgaaagcacagaaaagacaatggagagctggagagggagatgtgagagttgtttgtgtgtgcatgtgtgcgtggTGCATGCGTTTGTGTCTCCTTCTGTGTCTATGTGCctttgtgtgtttgtctgtgtgtgcatgcgtgagTTTCTGTCTCTATGAGTCGTCTCTGCGTGCTAGTAtgcgtgtgagtgtctgtgtgtgtatttgtgtctgtgtgcgtgtttgTTCTATTAATGTGTGTCAGTGTGTATGTGCTGTATATGTGTTTGTGCGTGCACGTGTGTGTATCTccatgtgtgtctgtctgtgtttcctGTGAGTCTCAGGGCCTGTGTGCACATTTATGTCAATGTGAGCCTCACTGCACGAGCATGTGTGGCTTGGTGTGTGAGtgttgttacgaaaaccccgtaaccaggtaacttaccagcaaagatagatggatcagctgagtcggatgctactattttcaaccgttttattcaacaagggcacaaacgtatggttaatacaaaacattcagatcgtcaaaactcaatctaaaacaccggtgtaataataatcattcaaaacacaagctcgatcgtcgtctaggggtaatgtagattttatatcgttcactggatagctaaaagtctttcagatcacggcagtttcacttagttgtcggcggaagtgtcgcgttggtgcacgtttagttagaaagacagagaacatgaagcatttacccgacaggttttccaacctgtaggaggtagtcggaagtctcgttgggggaatggactctcatctgtggcttcccctgtagctaggccgtcttccgtggtgaagtcgccaatcccaggcaagggaaggacgcacacgaaccccaccaccggctgtagctattaaaacgctgtcgcaggatttctagcgtttctccttcgtgtgtttccttggtgcatctgagggtcctcccctcagacccgcctttatacttcttcacgagatcgcaggtgtcgatcaagttgcaggtaatgcgatctctctctcaaccagcccactttgctcgagggcttttcaggtggtctccatgagacaatagtcaaagtcacttttattctgcgtcttggaagaacgtggtctttcgcacgtctctctcttgggtcagttgaccccccttaactagagttcttgcgattttcacaaaggagggggccaacggcataacagtgtgtttttgtgagagagtgtatgagtgtgtgaatgtgtgtgtgtctgtgagtgtgtgtgtgagtgtgtctgtgaatgtgtgtgtgtgtgtgtgtgtgtgtgtgtgtgtgtgtgtgtgtgtgtgtgtgtgtgtgtgtgtgtgtgagtgcgtgtctcACTCTTCCTCTGGATGGatgtctgttagtttttgtgcctTTGCTCACATTTGAAATTAAACTTATTCTGACAGTACAGATACGTAACCACATACAGacatgatattcattttcttgctggcatccaCAGTAGTACagaaaaatacaacagaatcgatAAAAacaactccacacaaagactgacatacTGATCATTTTGAGACGATGAGTTGCAGAGGCCTGGAAAATGTGTCCACACGTGTGGGACCTGCTTCCCcagggcagcagcgagaagagagcgtggtctgagtgggtgggggatggttatcattgatgctgctttcctgtggccgcgctccttgtagatgtgctgaatttcTCTTTGCTGGGCTGGGAGTGTCCAACACTTTCTGTAGATCTTTCCGTTCTTGGGAACTGGTTTCTGTCGTGggatgtgatgcaaccagtcaggatattgtCTATCATGCGTTTActgaagtttgacaaagttttggaCAACAAGCTGAATTTGTGCAACTTCTCAAGCAGTGGaagtgctgtgccttctttgtgacagCACTTACGTGTCAGCTCTCTGAACTGGTAGCACCAAGGCATTTAAAGTCACCGGCCCTGTGGAAGAACATTTGAAATATAAAGTCAGAAGAGCTGTGTGTTGTTAAAGTTTTGTGGCCTTGTGGATTGTTCCCAGATATAAATACAAGCtgatttccctgtaactcagagggtgtggagtggagagagggggaggggcagagagggttAAGAGTTGTTGTCTGTTAAAACTTTTGTGACTTTGTCCATAGCCTGTGTTTATCCAATTCAGTTGCAAGCCTGCAGAACTAAGATTATTGTGCTGACCACCACCCCTCAGTAGGGCGATAATACAGCTGTACAGATGAGATAAGTGTAGACGGGTGGGAAAGAACGTTTTGAACTGACTCCTCTGTTCTGAGAAGGTCACACACACTTGTCCGCTGCTGGATCCAAACACGAGCTGATTTCCCTctaactcagagggtggagagtggggggagagtggggggagtgtgggggagagatgtagagagaaggtgagggtggcagagagagaaggggatggagggggaAGGAAGGGTTAACAGTTGTGTGCTGTTAAAGCTTTGTGACTTGACAGTCTGTATTTATCCAGTTCAGTTGCAAGCCTGCAAAACTAAGATCACTGTGCTGATCACCACCCCTCAGTAGGGCGATAATACAGCTGTACAGATGAGATAAGTGCAGACGGTTGGGAAAGAACATTCTGAACTAACACCTCTGTTCTgctaaggacacacacacacacttgtccgCTGCTGGATCCAAACACAAGCTGATTTCCCTCTCACCCAGAGTTCCACAAATGTGGAATCTCAATGATCTTGTGGTAAAATAAATGGTTTTCCACAATGACTGTGTGTTTCCTTTGTTattgctgcatcggatccggagtaacaattattgtcTTTTCCTTTACGGTTGTGTACGGAAAATGGCATCAAAGGCAGGTGCGCTGAGAAACAGACTTGCAGCAGCGTCACAGACACATGGCAAAGCCGCGGTCACAACAACATCAACACAAGTTATTCAAACATTTTACAGGAAGGAACTCAAATAGAACAAAAGCATTTAGAGCACAGTGGTCACAGTGTTCACAGTACAACATCGCACTCACAGTCTTCAAAACTAAAGTGTCCAGTTCCAGATAAAATGGTAAACCAGATTCCTGTCCGTAAAAATGAATGCAACTGATTGTCAcagacaacagaaaatctgcagatgctggaaatccaagcaacacacagagaatgctggaggaactcagcagatcaggcagtatctatggaaaagaatacattcGACGTTTCGCCGAGGCCATTAACAAGACTTGACTTTAGACCATCCAATAGATTCAGCACTTCTGATATCagt harbors:
- the LOC140720265 gene encoding zinc-binding protein A33-like; the protein is MAEFSETLLSVVAGLGAHKDGRGFPSRLGPVTLNALVLPVQRADTLSDCSVEPSATTAGQIRAPSSADRSGRDAQEHREHRFMPIKEAVKTYKDQLKSSLDSLTKKKSDFQEKEQQQKEKISGVLEQSHSLQSHITSQFAELRQIITEKEQSLLRDLREEVKRILNPMEKNLREIQKNIRIIQEEISKLKEQMDQKDSVIFLKEEARRNRRINDNVQELSVTDETLPVEKFDHPYLLKTVLRETLDAINRGMMFWPSLNFD